From Solidesulfovibrio carbinoliphilus subsp. oakridgensis, the proteins below share one genomic window:
- a CDS encoding response regulator, with the protein MEKVLIVEDSKVFARILIRKIEDELFFDACWASNFEEARYLLEENPDNNTFFVALLDLHLPDAADGRIVDYVISKGIPSIVFTGDVESEVRDRIWAKKVVDYVSKESPDSLDYLCSLVRRISLNKFVNILVVDDSSTVRNHLVRLLTAHEFIVHEADDGACALAVLERHPEIKVVIADYFMPGMDGVELTRRVRRRRRKDELAVIGISAYGNTILSARFIKNGANDFLNKPFSSEEFYCRVTQNLEMLEYIQKLRETSIRDPLTSLYNRRHFFEAAKDLHGRLTRGEEPMTLAMLDIDHFKKVNDTYGHAVGDEVLKHVAHGLGNRFRGHDVVARLGGEEFCVLATGMEGEQALAVFNDLRNSIERSKAKAGKTAVGVTISIGLCDKPLGSVDAMLAAADAALYKAKRTGRNKVVRAE; encoded by the coding sequence ATGGAAAAAGTACTCATCGTCGAAGACAGCAAGGTCTTTGCCCGAATCCTCATCCGCAAGATAGAAGATGAGCTCTTTTTCGACGCCTGCTGGGCCTCCAATTTCGAGGAAGCCCGCTATCTCCTTGAAGAAAATCCGGACAACAACACCTTCTTCGTGGCCCTGCTCGATCTGCACCTGCCCGATGCCGCCGACGGGCGCATCGTGGACTACGTCATTTCCAAGGGCATTCCGTCCATCGTCTTCACCGGCGACGTGGAATCCGAGGTCCGCGACCGCATCTGGGCCAAGAAAGTCGTGGACTACGTATCCAAGGAATCGCCCGACAGCCTCGATTACCTGTGTTCGCTGGTCCGCCGCATTTCGCTCAACAAGTTCGTCAACATCCTCGTGGTCGACGACTCCTCCACCGTGCGCAACCATCTGGTGCGCCTCCTGACCGCCCACGAATTCATCGTCCACGAGGCCGACGACGGGGCCTGCGCCCTGGCGGTCCTCGAACGCCACCCCGAAATCAAGGTCGTCATCGCCGACTACTTCATGCCCGGCATGGACGGCGTGGAACTCACCCGGCGCGTGCGGCGGCGCCGCCGCAAGGACGAACTGGCCGTCATCGGCATCTCGGCCTACGGCAACACCATCCTCTCGGCCCGGTTCATCAAGAACGGGGCCAACGATTTCTTGAACAAGCCCTTCTCCAGCGAGGAATTCTACTGCCGCGTCACCCAGAACCTGGAAATGCTCGAATACATCCAGAAGCTCCGGGAAACCTCCATCCGCGACCCCCTGACCAGCCTGTACAACCGACGCCACTTCTTCGAAGCCGCCAAGGACCTCCACGGCCGCCTGACCCGGGGCGAGGAACCCATGACGCTGGCCATGCTCGACATCGACCACTTCAAAAAGGTCAACGACACCTACGGCCACGCCGTGGGCGACGAAGTCCTCAAGCACGTGGCCCACGGCCTCGGCAACCGCTTCCGGGGCCACGACGTGGTCGCCCGGCTCGGCGGCGAGGAATTCTGCGTCCTGGCCACGGGCATGGAAGGCGAGCAGGCCCTGGCCGTCTTCAACGACCTGCGCAACAGCATCGAACGGTCCAAGGCCAAGGCCGGCAAGACCGCCGTCGGCGTCACCATCAGCATTGGCCTGTGCGACAAGCCGCTTGGCTCCGTCGACGCCATGCTCGCCGCCGCCGACGCCGCCCTCTACAAAGCCAAGCGCACCGGCCGCAACAAGGTCGTGCGCGCCGAGTAG
- a CDS encoding DnaJ domain-containing protein produces MHRQTQGQGGCGAKTAYGGTDWQALEIQLNRTRNILQDILVHLQEVLRNLKMARHGDRGFAAAADATGPGRFGAKDTRFRAEAKASAHTAHGQRTQQAGPSAAGGSATAGRAHASHATGAAGRPHAAGTGGSDWFRARARQNADTRAETGPGRASRPTPGPEAASENARSRPQAGAGEQARPNEGRTFRAGPTSSRTQAPGGQAGRERPRAESTFRASAAGAEREARQGPAAGQAAAGAGASSRTHARTTARAAGFRLDQDRQSRARQMARRSGMNLKCAYDILCLDYPCTVDELKVAYRHMARLYHPDLGGDEEAMKDVNVAYELAMRFCAGPRRASAAWAV; encoded by the coding sequence ATGCACAGGCAGACGCAAGGACAAGGGGGCTGCGGCGCCAAGACCGCCTACGGCGGCACGGACTGGCAGGCCCTGGAAATCCAGCTCAACCGCACGCGCAACATCCTGCAGGACATCCTGGTCCATTTGCAGGAAGTGCTCAGGAACCTGAAGATGGCCCGCCACGGCGACCGGGGCTTCGCCGCCGCCGCCGATGCCACCGGTCCGGGCCGCTTCGGCGCCAAGGACACCCGGTTTCGGGCCGAGGCCAAGGCCTCCGCCCACACGGCCCACGGCCAGCGGACCCAGCAGGCCGGCCCCTCGGCCGCCGGGGGAAGCGCCACCGCCGGCCGGGCCCATGCCTCCCATGCCACGGGCGCCGCCGGCCGTCCCCATGCGGCCGGAACCGGCGGCTCGGACTGGTTCCGGGCCCGGGCGCGCCAAAATGCCGACACCCGCGCCGAAACCGGCCCGGGCCGCGCCTCCCGCCCCACGCCCGGACCCGAGGCCGCTTCGGAAAACGCCCGCTCCCGCCCCCAGGCCGGCGCCGGCGAACAGGCCCGGCCGAACGAGGGCCGGACATTCCGGGCCGGCCCCACGTCCTCGCGGACCCAGGCCCCGGGCGGCCAGGCCGGCCGTGAGCGCCCCCGGGCCGAAAGCACCTTTCGCGCCTCCGCCGCCGGCGCCGAACGCGAGGCCCGCCAGGGACCGGCCGCCGGCCAGGCTGCGGCCGGCGCCGGCGCGTCCTCGCGGACCCACGCCCGGACCACCGCCCGCGCCGCCGGTTTCCGCCTGGACCAGGACCGCCAGTCCCGGGCCCGGCAGATGGCCCGGCGCAGCGGCATGAACCTCAAGTGCGCCTACGACATCCTCTGCCTCGACTACCCCTGCACCGTCGATGAACTCAAAGTCGCCTACCGCCACATGGCCCGCCTCTACCACCCCGATCTCGGCGGCGACGAGGAAGCCATGAAGGACGTCAACGTGGCCTACGAGCTGGCCATGCGCTTTTGCGCCGGCCCCCGCCGCGCCAGCGCCGCCTGGGCGGTGTAG